From Cydia splendana chromosome 4, ilCydSple1.2, whole genome shotgun sequence, one genomic window encodes:
- the LOC134789682 gene encoding fatty acid synthase-like, producing MNRNSNDSEVVLTGLSGRLPESSNIEEFAQHLFDGVDLVTADDRRWTQGLDGLLERSGKLKDLKQFDAGYFRVHAKQAHVMDPQLRLLMEVVHEVIVDAGLNPTELRGSRTGVYVGVSNSETEEWSANMDNGYAVTGCARAMFANRISYTFDLKGPSLAIDTACSSSMYALAHAFDAIRNGSCDAAVVAGTNLCLKPSSVNFKKLNMLSPEGRCAAFDASGRGYVRSEAVVALLLQRSRDARRVYCTVRGASMNNDGFKAKGITYPSGVMQGRLAQETFEKAHLRPQDVVYVEAHGTGTKAGDPQEINAIAELFCKDRLTPLLIGAVKSNMGHAEPASGLCSVAKVVLAMERGMIPGNLHYENPNEKIPALRDGRLKVVQENTPWKGGLVAVNSFGFGGSNAHVILEGGRGERPRLAEYPVPRLVLASGRTDEATQRLIRLAAAHQHDTELHALFDTMHARAIPGHPYRGFGVLDPEHNVEPIIKVLKSDDEARPVWLVFSGVGSQWSGAARELIRLPAFASSIARSSAALKPHGVDLQYVIADAPDAIFDNIINTFVSITAIQVALVDVLRELGVHPDGIIGSSCGEIGCAYADETLTVEQAALCAYWRGRSLLDARVAPGAMAAIGMSWEEAQLLCPPDVECACYNTPNDILVSGPPASIEKFMAELSAKGVFTRRINSSNMAFHSKYIAPAVPILHANLLKVIPEPKTRSERWLSTSVPQEQWNSDLARLSDATYHVNNFTSPVRFATALAHVPENALVVELAPHAQMQAVLKSSLPDAVHIPLLRREALDTLVHFLTGVGKIYAAGLQPEVARLYPAVSWPVSRGTPSLASHVGWDHSVEWTVADSKTAASSGQNVVEYNLNNPEDAFFSGYNIDGRILFPATGYLTLVWMTMAKMQKVKIEEAAVVIENMHLRRPTIISRDAPVQFLVTIFSGSGEFEICEGDDVVVSGSIRLTNDPASERLSSTKLDTDEQKEDLPSLTSAEVYKILHLRGYYYEGLFCGIQSSDARATCGMIDWAENWISFMDTMLQFHCLGQECRGLYLPTFIQSVVIDPMEQRAAATVANGSPLPVKVHRDIDIVVAGGVELRGVKYSLSPRRVNVAFTPNLDKYVFIPFERVCTDTSEERYAAATLHLALENCSVTKLKVAELALNRPAAALVLPYAKKVLEAEPRVLVDGTVVAGAAAAQYSAAMASQGVQVSNQEVESEGFRTDWHVILATDLLTHRPGSLSAVAAAASFIVLDEPALASDQPAVQSLLEEAGLMLISCARTASREYLLLRRAAAVPATKIVIEARDDDYAWVDYLKDAMKRAEREDLRVYLWSSEQGSGLLGLGTSLRMESGGDRLRVYYLPGGVAFDPAASMYCAQVQLDLTVNVLRAGVWGTFRHQSLGDVNEALRQVQHAYVNTLTRGDLSSLRWIESDLRYASVTSRPLTDLCRVYYAPLNFRDVMIATGKLPSDALPGDLAEQECILGLEFSGFSSIGKRVMGMVPAKGLATTVRADNNFMWEVPKQWTLEEASTVPVAYATAYYALVVRGRMRCGETVLVHSGAGGVGQAAIVIALHAGCTVYTTVGTPDKRSFLLERFPQLANANIGQSRNCSFEQLVRKRTHGRGVDLVLNSLAGNKLQASLRCLAEGGRFLQIGKVDLSANTALGMSVQLKNTTVHGILLDALLDERSEHPDKAEVSKCITEGIATGAVRPLPTTVYSHNQLEEAFRFMATGKHIGKVLIRVREKVDDDPAPAQLIPALPKTYMNPEKSYVLVGGLGGIGLELGDWLVGRGARTLVFSSRNGVRTGYQARYIRRWRESGVRVVVSTADACTAQGSRALLLEAASAAPIGGIFNLAAVMHDALLESQTPEHFQAIARPKINATRELDAASRELAPELEYFVAFSSVSAGRGGYGMNAYGFANSAMERLCEQRQADGFPALAVQWGAIGDVGMIVDIIGYRDVEIGGMRALTISSVLETLGVFLSQPHAVTASTVIGDKGRANDQSLKGLLQAVADILGITDVDKVNEMATLAELGMDSLMNTEIKLVLERGHDVFLSAREVRALTFRALRDLGASASR from the exons ATGAACAGAAACAGTAACGATTCGGAGGTGGTACTGACGGGGCTGTCGGGCCGCCTGCCCGAGTCAAGCAACATCGAAGAGTTTGCGCAGCATCTGTTCGACGGCGTAGACCTCGTCACTGCTGATGACCGCCGCTGGACTCAGG GTTTGGACGGATTGCTCGAACGCAGCGGCAAGCTCAAGGATCTAAAGCAGTTCGATGCTGGTTATTTCCGCGTGCACGCCAAGCAAGCACACGTCATGGACCCGCAGCTTCGGTTGCTGATGGAGGTGGTGCACGAGGTTATAGTGGACGCCGGCCTCAACCCCACCGAGCTACGCGGCTCGCGCACCGGAGTCTATGTCGGTGTTTCTAACTCGGAGACTGAGGAGTGGTCTGCAAACATGGACAACGGATACGCAGTGACTGGCTGCGCTCGTGCCATGTTTGCTAACAGGATATCTTATACGTTTGACCTCAAAGGACCATCGTTAGCCATTGATACCGCTTGTTCTAGTTCCATGTATGCGTTAGCACACGCCTTTGATGCCATTCGCAACGGCTCATGTGATGCCGCTGTAGTTGCTGGGACCAATCTCTGTCTCAAGCCAAGCTCCGTAAATTTCAAAAAGCTGAATATGTTATCGCCTGAAGGACGTTGCGCCGCATTTGATGCTAGTGGTCGTGGTTATGTACGGTCCGAGGCGGTTGTTGCCCTGCTGCTGCAGCGCAGCCGCGATGCGCGCCGTGTGTACTGCACAGTGCGTGGTGCAAGCATGAACAACGATGGCTTCAAGGCGAAGGGGATCACTTACCCTTCCGGCGTGATGCAGGGCCGACTTGCCCAAGAGACTTTTGAGAAGGCACATCTTCGGCCGCAGGACGTCGTCTACGTGGAGGCACACGGCACCGGTACTAAG GCTGGTGACCCACAAGAGATAAATGCGATCGCAGAACTATTTTGCAAAGACCGGCTGACACCTTTGCTAATTGGTGCAGTCAAGTCCAACATGGGACATGCAGAGCCAGCCTCCGGGCTCTGTTCTGTTGCTAAGGTGGTGCTGGCGATGGAGCGCGGTATGATCCCCGGTAACCTACACTACGAAAATCCCAATGAGAAAATCCCAGCACTCAGAGACGGCCGCTTGAAG GTAGTACAAGAGAACACGCCATGGAAGGGAGGGCTAGTGGCAGTGAACTCGTTCGGGTTCGGAGGTTCAAACGCACACGTGATCCTCGAGGGAGGGCGCGGAGAACGTCCGCGGCTCGCAGAGTACCCAGTTCCACGTCTCGTACTGGCTTCGGGTCGTACCGATGAGGCCACTCAGCGGCTGATCCGACTGGCTGCCGCGCACCAGCATGACACTGAGTTGCATGCTCTTTTCGACACTATGCACGCACGTGCCATCCCCGGCCATCCATATCGCGGGTTTGGCGTGCTAGATCCGGAGCACAATGTTGAACCCATTATTAAGGTGTTGAAAAGTGACGACGAGGCACGTCCGGTCTGGTTAGTGTTTAGCGGCGTGGGCTCTCAGTGGTCTGGAGCGGCGCGTGAGCTGATTCGCTTGCCGGCGTTTGCGTCAAGCATCGCGCGCTCGTCTGCGGCATTGAAGCCGCATGGAGTGGACCTTCAGTACGTGATTGCAGACGCACCGGACGCTATTTTTGACAACATCATCAACACTTTCGTATCCATCACCGCCATACAGGTGGCATTGGTGGACGTGTTACGCGAGCTGGGTGTGCATCCCGATGGTATTATCGGTTCTTCTTGCGGCGAAATCG GGTGCGCATACGCCGACGAGACACTGACGGTGGAACAAGCGGCGCTGTGCGCGTACTGGCGCGGGCGAAGCCTTCTGGATGCGCGGGTAGCTCCGGGCGCCATGGCCGCCATCGGTATGTCCTGGGAAGAAGCTCAACTACTCTGCCCACCTGACGTTGAATGCGCTTGCTACAACACCCCTAACGATATCTTG GTCTCAGGCCCTCCTGCTTCAATTGAAAAGTTTATGGCAGAACTATCCGCGAAAGGCGTGTTTACGCGGCGGATCAATAGCTCAAACATGGCATTTCACAGCAAGTACATTGCTCCTGCCGTACCAATCCTGCATGCCAACCTGCTAAAAGTTATCCCCGAGCCCAAGACGCGCAGCGAACGTTGGCTTTCAACCTCTGTACCACAGGAACAGTGGAACTCagatttag CAAGGTTAAGTGACGCCACGTACCACGTGAACAACTTCACGTCACCAGTTCGGTTCGCAACGGCGCTGGCGCATGTGCCAGAGAATGCACTGGTTGTGGAATTGGCGCCACACGCTCAGATGCAGGCGGTGCTTAAGAGCTCGCTGCCTGACGCGGTGCACATCCCACTGCTGCGCCGTGAGGCGCTCGATACGCTCGTACACTTTCTCACTGGTGTAGGCAAGATCTACGCAGCCGGCTTGCAACCAGAG GTGGCGCGCTTATATCCAGCGGTGTCCTGGCCCGTGTCGCGCGGCACACCCTCACTCGCGTCTCACGTTGGCTGGGACCATTCCGTCGAGTGGACCGTGGCGGACTCCAAGACGGCCGCCAGTAGCGGTCAAAACGTCGTCGAGTACAACCTCAACAATCCAGAAGACGCTTTCTTCTCCGGATACAATATTGATGGCAGGATCCTCTTCCCCGCCACTGGATACCTC ACCCTGGTGTGGATGACTATGGCCAAGATGCAAAAGGTAAAGATAGAGGAGGCAGCGGTGGTGATAGAGAATATGCACTTGCGTCGTCCTACCATCATATCCCGCGATGCGCCAGTTCAGTTTCTTGTCACAATTTTTAGTGGTTCTGGAGAATTTGAAATTTGCGAAGGCGATGACGTCGTGGTTTCAGGATCCATACGACTTACCAACGACCCTGCTTCAGAGCGTCTGTCCTCCACCAAGTTGGATACAGACGAGCAAAAGGAGGACCTACCTTCACTCACCTCTGCAGAGGTTTATAAAATACTGCATCTTCGTGGTTATTACTACGAGGGCTTGTTTTGCGGGATCCAGTCTTCGGATGCGCGTGCCACGTGCGGCATGATCGACTGGGCTGAAAATTGGATTTCGTTTATGGACACAATGCTTCAATTCCATTGTTTGGGCCAAGAATGCCGTGGTTTATATTTGCCTACGTTTATCCAAAGCGTGGTTATTGACCCTATGGAACAGCGAGCAGCGGCGACGGTGGCCAACGGCAGCCCATTGCCCGTCAAGGTGCACCGTGATATTGATATAGTCGTGGCGGGCGGCGTAGAACTCCGTGGCGTAAAATACTCACTGTCACCCCGCCGCGTCAACGTTGCGTTCACGCCCAATCttgacaaatatgtatttattccGTTTGAACGAGTATGTACAGACACTTCGGAAGAGCGTTATGCAGCCGCCACATTACATCTGGCACTTGAGAACTGCAGCGTGACCAAGTTGAAAGTCGCCGAACTAGCGCTAAATCGGCCTGCGGCAGCGCTGGTGCTGCCTTACGCCAAGAAAG TACTGGAGGCGGAGCCTCGAGTTCTCGTGGACGGGACGGTGgtcgccggcgccgccgcggcGCAGTACTCCGCAGCAATGGCCTCGCAGGGAGTGCAA GTGTCAAATCAGGAAGTAGAAAGCGAAGGCTTTAGGACAGATTGGCACGTGATCTTGGCAACAGACCTGCTGACTCATCGGCCCGGGTCACTGTCTGCGGTGGCTGCTGCAGCGAGCTTCATTGTGCTGGATGAACCAGCACTGGCGTCTGACCAACCTGCTGTGCAATCGCTGCTTGAGGAAGCAGGTCTTATGCTA ATATCGTGCGCTCGTACCGCTTCGCGCGAGTATTTGCTGCTGCGGCGCGCAGCGGCCGTGCCGGCGACGAAGATCGTTATAGAAGCGCGTGACGACGACTACGCCTGGGTGGATTATCTGAAGGATGCCATGAAACGCGCAGAACGCGAGGACTTGCGCGTGTACTTGTGGTCGAGCGAGCAAGGTTCCGGCTTGCTGGGGCTGGGCACGTCCCTCAGGATGGAGTCCGGTGGGGATCGTTTGCGGGTTTACTACCTTCCCGGAGGAGTGGCCTTCGATCCTGCTGCGTCGATGTATTGCGCGCAGGTGCAACTCGACCTGACCGTGAATGTGCTGCGTGCAGGCGTCTGGGGCACTTTCCGTCATCAGTCACTTGGTGACGTCAACGAGGCTTTGCGACAG GTCCAACATGCATACGTGAATACGCTGACGCGCGGCGACCTGTCATCACTACGCTGGATCGAGAGTGACTTGCGTTACGCCTCGGTCACGTCGCGCCCTCTCACTGACCTGTGCCGCGTCTATTACGCGCCGCTCAACTTCCGTGACGTCATGATCGCCACGGGCAAGCTCCCGTCCGACGCGCTACCTGGGGACCTCGCTGAACAG GAATGCATCCTCGGCTTAGAATTCAGTGGTTTCTCTTCAATTGGCAAACGTGTGATGGGCATGGTGCCAGCCAAAGGCTTAGCAACTACGGTACGGGCTGATAATAACTTTATGTGGGAGGTTCCAAAACAGTGGACGCTGGAGGAGGCGTCCACCGTGCCTGTGGCGTACGCGACGGCGTACTACGCGCTGGTGGTCCGTGGGCGAATGCGATGCGGCGAGACTGTGCTGGTGCATTCGGGCGCGGGCGGCGTGGGCCAGGCGGCTATCGTCATCGCCCTGCATGCGGGCTGCACCGTCTACACGACCGTGGGCACGCCCGATAAGCGCAGCTTCCTTCTCGAACGCTTCCCGCAGCTTGCGAATGCTAACATCGGTCAATCGCGCAATTGCTCTTTCGAACAATTAGTGCGGAAACGCACGCACGGCCGCGGTGTCGACCTCGTGCTCAACTCACTTGCGGGCAACAAACTGCAGGCGTCGCTTCGCTGTCTCGCCGAGGGCGGCCGCTTCCTCCAAATTGGCAAGGTGGACCTGAGCGCTAATACGGCGCTCGGCATGTCTGTACAGTTGAAGAACACCACTGTCCACGGAATTTTGCTAGATGCGCTGCTGGACGAGCGCAGCGAACACCCTGATAAGGCGGAGGTGTCAAAGTGCATAACCGAGGGCATCGCCACTGGGGCCGTGCGTCCGCTGCCCACCACCGTTTACTCCCACAACCAGCTTGAGGAAGCGTTCAG GTTCATGGCGACCGGTAAGCACATCGGCAAGGTGTTGATTCGCGTACGCGAGAAGGTTGATGACGATCCGGCACCAGCGCAGCTAATCCCTGCCCTGCCCAAAACTTATATGAACCCAGAGAAGAGCTACGTGCTTGTTG GTGGGCTGGGAGGCATCGGTCTGGAGCTGGGCGACTGGCTGGTGGGTCGCGGCGCACGCACGCTCGTTTTTAGCTCGCGCAACGGTGTGCGTACTGGATACCAGGCCAGGTACATTCGCAG ATGGCGCGAATCAGGCGTCCGCGTTGTAGTGTCTACTGCGGATGCTTGTACGGCGCAGGGGTCACGCGCGTTGCTGCTCGAGGCGGCGTCGGCGGCGCCGATCGGCGGCATCTTCAACCTTGCCGCCGTTATGCACGATGCACTCCTCGAGAGCCAAACCCCGGAGCATTTCCAAGCCATCGCCCGCCCTAAGATTAATG CGACTCGTGAGCTGGATGCCGCATCGCGCGAGCTAGCGCCTGAGCTAGAGTATTTTGTGGCGTTCTCATCAGTGTCCGCCGGCCGCGGAGGCTACGGAATGAATGCTTATGGGTTCGCCAATAGCGCCATGGAGCGGCTGTGCGAGCAGCGGCAGGCGGACGGGTTTCCAGCGCTAGCTGTGCAGTGGGGCGCCATCGGCGACGTGGGCATGATCGTTGACATAATCGGATACCGCGACGTCGAGATCGGTGGCATGAGGGCGTTGACCATCAGCTCGGTATTAGAGACGCTGGGCGTGTTTCTGTCGCAGCCGCATGCCGTCACCGCCTCCACGGTCATTGGCGATAAAGGACGCGCCAATGACCAGTCGCTAAAGGGCCTCCTGCAGGCTGTCGCCGACATCCTAG GTATCACTGACGTGGACAAGGTGAATGAGATGGCGACGCTGGCCGAGCTGGGCATGGACTCGCTGATGAACACCGAGATCAAACTGGTGCTGGAGCGCGGCCACGACGTGTTCCTGAGCGCCCGCGAGGTGCGCGCGCTTACCTTCCGCGCTCTGCGCGATCTTGGAGCGTCTGCCTCGCGCTGA